Below is a genomic region from Anabas testudineus chromosome 13, fAnaTes1.2, whole genome shotgun sequence.
GATAACTGCCTCCAGCTGGGAATTGGATTTCGTGCAGCTTTGGCATTAGTCAGTGGTCAAGAGGAGCAAGTTGATTTACCTGAAACCTGTGTAGGAACCCCTCCAGTACTAGGGATTGTGGGTGATTCATCATCAACACGTTGTATTGCCATCTCCTCTGTCTTAGGTTTGTACAGAGTACCCATGGTGAGTTTTACTATGTATTatctattcattattttatatcattatGATTTCTTATCATAAACAAACAAGGAGCAGCCAAACTTACAAAGCTGACAGATCTTGTAAAGgctttgaatgttttttcagtatgcacagtctgtgttttttacaggTGAGTTATTTTGCCACATGTTCCTGCCTGAGTGACCGTCAAAAGTTTCCATCCTTCTTTAGGACAATTCCAAGTGATGCTTTTCAGGTAAAACTTCAAAAATGAATCTGCATAAAATAAGGTAGTTTGTAGtacaatgaaaaatgtttttctttattcctcACAGTCTCACTGAGGGAGTTTAAACAAGAATAATTAAGTATTGTCCTCTGTGGAACCAGTTTAGCAGGTTTTCCAGTAAACCCCCCACTCTCTATTTACTTAGGTGCGTGCTGtgattcagattttaaaacGCTTTGGCTGGACTTGGGCAGGTCTGCTCATCAGTGATGATGATTATGGACTTAATGCTGCCCGCTCCTTTCAGTCTGATCTGAGTCAGTCTGGTGCAGGTTGTCTGGCCTATTTAGAGATTTTGCCGTGGGGTGAAGACCCAGATGAACTAAGGAGAATTGTGGATGTGATGAAGAAATCCACAGCTCGTGTAGTTATTGTGTTTGCACATGAGAGTCACATGATCAACATCATGGAAGAGGTTAGAGTGTAATTTCATAtgattatatgtatatatagtttaatgatttttttaactaaatcaTTACAGTAACACAAATACTTAAATACGAAAGATACTTGATTAAATCATTCACTGTGTTGAACAAATGTTTGCATCTATGTAACAATGACTAAGGGAAGATATTGACTGACTGTGTAGACAAGATAGAATAGACACTTCAGCAGTAACATGAAGGCTATCGTCCTATATGTTTTTACAATGCAGAGATGTAGTACAAAAACTTAACACTCAAGCAGATAAGGTACCGGTAAGATAACCAAAAAACAGCAGGTTCAGCAGATTAATTTGAGAAACTTTCAAAGTTAAACATTAAGAATTCAATTGTATTGGAGATGGAGTTCATTTTTTTATaatctgcaaaaaaataaaaaaagaatctgcAGTAGCTACAGCTCTCTAAATATAGTAGTGTAAAAAATATCTTCCTCTTACCTGTAGTGGAATAAAAGTAACATTATGTAAATCATCCAGTATAGTACAACTATTTTTGGTTTAGATTTacttatgtactgtatttgtgtatatatttaatCACTTAATTACTACCTCATATTGTTACTCCATTACTGTACCAACCTTCTACTGTTTCCTATTGCTTTGCATGTCCCTGCATGCATCAGTTTTAGGAATGCTTATTTTGCTACTTTTGTCTTAATGGTATACTGTCTTTTCCCTGTGATTTTGACCATGACTTCTTTGTTTCATGATATGCAGAGGACTGCAACTGAAAATCTTTGTACAGTGTAATGTTTGTCAAATTgaaagattttatttcattatttacaaaaagGACAAGCCTAAATTTGACTAaaatctaaccctaaccctaacgtCTTGCCGTCTAACATCTAAGTCTTTATTATATAATGaatttatgattatgattatgattatgattatgatgatgatgatgatgatgatgatgattattattgttgttgttgttgttgttgttgttgttgttgttgttgttgttgttgttgttaaaaatgtgcatgtacatgttaaACAGGTGGTGAGGCAGAATGTAACAGGGCTGCAGTGGATTGCCAGTGAAGCCTGgacatcagctgctgtgcttCAGACTCCCCGTCTCATGCCGTACCTGGGTGGCACACTGGGCATTGCTATACGTCGTGGGGAAATTCCTGGACTCAGAGACTTCATGTTACAAATACATCCTGACCTGCATCACAGTTATGAATATAATTTGGTGAGACATCTGTACATTCTGATTTGGTATTTGTAATATGTTGTCATAGATGATAATACACtgttttgaatacattttaggTAAATCAGTTTTGGGAACACACATTTGAGTGTAGATTTTCACCACCTCCAGCAGGTTGGCTAGAAGCTGGTGGAGCACTATGCACTGGACAAGAAGATCTAGAGAAAGTGGAAACTGAGTTCTTGGACATTTCAGACCTTCGGTCAGAGTACAATGTTTACAAGGCTGTGTATTCTCTGGCGTATGCCCTTCATGACATGCTGCAGTGTGAATCAGGGCGAAGGCCTTTCAGCAATCACAGCTGTGGCAGTTTGCAAAGGTTGGAGCCATGGCAGGTATGAAATAAATTTATACTGCAACTGTTTTTATAACTAATCTGGTTCTTTAGTATTTATTGCACAGTCACTATAGTCACTATGTTATTTCAGTTTGTGAAATGACTtcacttaaaatatatatttttgatgcatttttattgttgtttttattgagtGTTCATCAgggtttttctgtctctttcccttATTGTCATAGCTTGTATATTACTTGGAAAAAGTCAACTTCAGCACACCAGTTGGTGATCAAGTCTTGTTTGATGAGAATGGCGATGCTTTACCAATTTATGATATCATGAACTGGATGTGGCTCCCTGATGGAAGAACTGAAGTTCAGACTGTGGGTGAGGTTAAGAAGTTGCCCCTCAAAGGTGAACAGCTCACACTTGATGAAGACAAAATCTTCTGGAACTTTGAATCTAAAAAGGTTACTTCCGATTTTTCCAATCTTGTCTTTTAAAACTTACATTACtttgcaactaaactgcaaatgtgcttgtgtttctgttgtacaTATAG
It encodes:
- the LOC113172442 gene encoding extracellular calcium-sensing receptor-like; translation: MHKDGDVILGGLFQIHFFSTYPDLSFNSEPQHPTCHGFDVLGFRQAQTMAFAINEINRNSNLLPNVTLGYSLYDNCLQLGIGFRAALALVSGQEEQVDLPETCVGTPPVLGIVGDSSSTRCIAISSVLGLYRVPMVSYFATCSCLSDRQKFPSFFRTIPSDAFQVRAVIQILKRFGWTWAGLLISDDDYGLNAARSFQSDLSQSGAGCLAYLEILPWGEDPDELRRIVDVMKKSTARVVIVFAHESHMINIMEEVVRQNVTGLQWIASEAWTSAAVLQTPRLMPYLGGTLGIAIRRGEIPGLRDFMLQIHPDLHHSYEYNLVNQFWEHTFECRFSPPPAGWLEAGGALCTGQEDLEKVETEFLDISDLRSEYNVYKAVYSLAYALHDMLQCESGRRPFSNHSCGSLQRLEPWQLVYYLEKVNFSTPVGDQVLFDENGDALPIYDIMNWMWLPDGRTEVQTVGEVKKLPLKGEQLTLDEDKIFWNFESKKPPRSVCSESCPPGTRMARKKGEPVCCFDCIPCSEGKTSNKTDSTECTSCPEDFWSSPQRDHCVPKQIEFLSYNEPLGICLTTTSLLGTFICAVVLGIFIYHRQTPIVRANNSELSFQLLLSLKLCFLCSLLFIGRPRPWTCQLRHAAFGISFVLCVSCILVKTMVVLAIFKASKPGGEASLKWFGAVQQRGTVLILTCVQATICTAWIVSASPAPHKNTQYYNDKIVYECVVGSTVGFSVLLGYIGLLAVLSFLLAFLARNLPDSFNEAKLITFSMLIFCAVWVAFVPAYISSPGKYADAVEVFAILASSFGLLMALFGPKCYIILLRPERNTKKAIMGRGTK